A single window of Botrytis cinerea B05.10 chromosome 3, complete sequence DNA harbors:
- the Bchom3 gene encoding Bchom3: MTTEVQCNGHLGASPLISNSLNHNDSHRSWVVQKFGGTSVGKFAVNIAEDIVRASLKHHRIAVVCSARSTGKKVEGTTSRLLEIHGVLQSVNSLKDSESDQYKSLVSKYERLVDVIRDDHIAAARSHIQDEAIASRLAKDIETECKEIQEYRLAVERWHLEIDSRSKDRLVSFGEKLSCRFVAALLQDRGVDAEYVDLSDAIHFKTPKGMNLEFYRDVAAAIKEKIDACQDRVPILTGYFGTVPGGLMDGEIGRGYTDLCAALVAVGVAAEELQVWKEVDGIFTADPSKVPTARLLSTITPSEAAELTFYGSEVIHHLTMDQVIRATPPIKIRIKNVKNPQGNGTIILPDPILEPSQHTHARSPSPVSSKKTPKRPTAVTIKDKISVINVHSNKRSISHGFFAKVFSILDSRQISVDLISTSEVHVSMAVHSAYISAEDMQSTKAELQECGEVSILNEMAILSLVGSEMKNMVGIAGKMFSTLGENNVNIEMISQGASEINISCVIDAYEATRAMNILHTNLFTFLE, encoded by the exons ATGACGACTGAAGTTCAGTGCAACGGGCATCTTGGTGCTTCACCGTTAATATCCAATTCTTTGAACCACAATGACAGTCACAGAAGCTGGGTAGTGCAAAAATTTGGCGGCACAAGTGTAGGCAAGTTCGCTGTGAATATCGCGGAAGACATTGTTCG TGCAAGCTTAAAACATCATAGAATCGCAGTTGTCTGTTCCGCGAGGAGTACTGGGAAGAAGGTCGAGGGCACAACGAGTCG ATTATTGGAAATACACGGTGTCCTCCAATCTGTCAATTCTTTAAAAGACTCGGAATCGGACCAGTACAAGAGCTTAGTTAGCAAATACGAGAGACTGGTGGACGTTATTCGTGACGATCACATTGCAGCAGCGAGGTCACATATACAAGATGAGGCTATAGCCTCGAGGCTCGCAAAGGACATTGAAACGGAGTGTAAGGAGATACAGGAATATCGATTGGCTGTTGAACGATGGCATCTAGAAATTGATTCGAGATCAAAGGATCGTCTGGTCAGCTTTGGGGAAAAACTTAGCTGTAGATTTGTGGCAGCTTTATTACAAGACAGG gGAGTCGACGCTGAATATGTAGACCTCTCGGATGCTATTCATTTCAAGACTCCAAAGGGGATGAACTTGGAGTTTTACAGAGACGTGGCTGCGGCGATAAAAGAGAAAATTGACGCTTGTCAGGATAGAGTGCCAATTCTCACTGGATATTTTGGAACCGTTCCAGGTggtttgatggatggagaaatcGGAAGAGGATATACAGATCTTTGCGCGGCATTGGTGGCTGTGGGAGTTGCGGCAGAAGAATTGCAGGTATGGAAAGAAGTTGATGGTATATTCACTGCAGACCCTTCGAAAGTGCCAACCGCCCGACTTTTGTCCACTATAACACCATCCGAAGCGGCAGAGTTAACATTTTACGGCTCCGAggtcatccatcatctcacTATGGACCAAGTAATCCGAGCGACCCCACCGATCAAGATTCGGATCAAGAACGTTAAAAACCCACAGGGAAACGGCACAATCATTCTTCCCGATCCTATATTAGAACCTTCGCAGCACACCCATGCAAGAAGCCCAAGTCCTGTAAGTTCGAAGAAAACGCCTAAGCGCCCTACGGCTGTTACTATCAAGGATAAGATCTCCGTTATCAACGTACATTCGAATAAGAGATCGATTTCGCACGGATTCTTTGCCAAGGTATTTTCCATACTGGACAGCCGACAAATTTCTGTAGATCTTATCTCTACCAGTGAGGTCCATGTTTCCATGGCTGTTCATTCTGCGTACATCTCTGCAGAAGACATGCAGAGTACCAAAGCGGAGCTGCAAGAGTGCGGCGAAGTTAGCATCCTCAATGAAATGGCGATCCTCAGTCTGGTGGGAtcggaaatgaaaaatatggtGGGAATTGCTGGCAAGATGTTTTCCACTCTTGGAGAAAATAACGTCAATATCGAAATGATATCTCAGG GGGCGAGTGAGATCAACATATCTTGTGTCATAGACGCTTACGAAGCCACACGCGCGATGAACATATTGCATACAAATCTTTTCACATTTTTAGAATAG
- the Bccpcr1 gene encoding Bccpcr1, with amino-acid sequence MKIMDQQPPGEKNPVKRSRSNTSMSAKPRKRPQSRASTTSVHSGLAQPVLEQQYMDPAQWYDNNPNQQHNNIPQLSAEDMVMHSASQLQNPRSFDMEHSLNGVSNHSIQSYHSEVQYRPENGRQSIPMDNYAQNYGEGDSQVLEGRSDEQDEVDSIVGATGATKKASRSSAANELEMRQLFHANKHRSLQDIAAELLLNERGPQSERQRQVFAMLWINKVCDKGTGSVPRGRVYANYVSRCGTEKVTVLNPASFGKLVRVLFPGLKTRRLGVRGESKYHYVNFSLRDDQPQLHETQTHQPITNFNDANFAQSFNQSMTSQIQYPDVKYPIDRAPFPSPAIAQEPEQRKQRSGGFIRPHSLYTHPVVAKLADLECTTKTPQVLHFAPLGEPSMQEYGAILLPKIQPFLPTGTDSDSALALSALYRSHCTSLVEQVRFCKEKTFFHLFTAFQGTLTMPVQKLFADKALAPWINQCDIIMYQSMMRVVAPLTLQVVPKVVLDTLRNISDRLVTHIQNSFHGQPAHVIEAKVGPATTFASLLDKELRVNLTAHAAANMLSNPYNRDTMYEDFITMVNIRKVAESVPTRGMDDVVNLLITELRDLLDPSEVSWETEGQTPFGEMVARMGRQRQASVHADPTTENVLDRWVNMLLSLPGKFPYATHAEIVWCVQKIGTAVMRDLTIAQGKSFGAWWVTKCWLDEMIAFMAEQGGFMQRETIQSVIGNMPRNPAASRRNSQQEGRYSGGNDEFAGRGVNGERSVSGPRPMDLAREAAMNAAAGHDDSGIGMRTPDDEFSMGKYGFGQDDGHASMESNSLHAISQGGMS; translated from the exons ATGAAAATTATGG ATCAACAACCACCCGGAGAAAAAAATCCTGTCAAACGATCGAGATCTAATACTTCTATGTCCGCTAAACCTCGTAAACGTCCTCAATCTCGAGCTTCCACAACAAGCGTCCATAGCGGACTTGCGCAACCGGTACTGGAGCAGCAATATATGGATCCGGCGCAGTGGTATGATAATAACCCCAATCAACAACATAACAATATTCCGCAATTGTCAGCCGAAGACATGGTCATGCATAGTGCTTCGCAGCTCCAAAATCCCCGATCTTTTGACATGGAGCATTCTCTCAATGGCGTCTCGAATCACAGCATACAATCGTACCATTCGGAAGTGCAATATAGGCCTGAAAATGGGCGCCAATCTATACCAATGGATAACTACGCTCAAAATTATGGAGAGGGGGATAGTCAGGTTCTAGAAGGTCGCAGTGATGAGCAAGACGAGGTAGATTCTATAGTCGGGGCAACTGGAGCGACAAAGAAAGCCTCGAGATCAAGCGCTGCCAATGAGTTAGAAATGAGACAATTATTTCACGCAAACAAACACCGCTCCTTACAAGACATTGCTGCGGAACTTCTCTTGAATGAAAGAGGACCACAATCGGAAAGACAGAGACAAGTATTTGCTATGCTCTG GATCAACAAAGTTTGTGATAAAGGTACGGGGTCTGTACCAAGAGGTCGTGTTTACGCAAATTACGTTTCGAGATGCGGTACAGAAAAGGTAACAGTATTGAATCCGGCATCTTTTGGAAAACTCGTTCGTGTACTTTTTCCAGGCTTGAAGACGCGGCGACTTGGTGTGCGCGGTGAATCTAAATATCACTACGTAAATTTCAGTCTGAGGGATGACCAGCCACAACTGCACGAGACTCAAACTCATCAACCTATTACAAACTTTAACGATGCAAATTTTGCTCAAAGTTTCAA TCAAAGTATGACATCGCAAATTCAATACCCGGACGTCAAATACCCAATTGATCGAGCTCCGTTTCCGTCTCCCGCAATTGCTCAAGAACCTGAACAACGCAAACAACGATCGGGAGGATTCATTAGACCTCATAGCCTCTACACCCATCCAGTGGTTGCGAAGCTTGCAGATCTCGAATGTACAACAAAGACACCCCAGGTTCTTCATTTTGCACCCTTAGGGGAACCTTCCATGCAAGAATATGGAGCTATTTTGCTTCCCAAGATCCAACCCTTCTTGCCCACTGGCACTGATTCAGATTCAGCACTTGCATTATCTGCGCTTTATCGCTCTCATTGCACTTCCCTTGTTGAACAAGTACGCTTCTGCAAGGAGAAAACATTTTTCCACCTTTTTACGGCTTTTCAAGGTACTTTGACTATGCCTGTACAAAAGTTGTTTGCCGACAAAGCACTCGCACCGTGGATCAACCAGTGCGATATAATTATGTACCAAAGTATGATGCGCGTCGTGGCGCCTCTAACACTTCAAGTTGTGCCTAAAGTCGTTTTGGATACATTACGCAATATCTCCGACCGTCTAGTTACAcacattcaaaattcattcCACGGTCAGCCAGCACATGTTATCGAGGCGAAGGTCGGGCCGGCTACAACTTTTGCGAGCCTCTTGGACAAAGAATTGAGAGTGAATCTAACTGCTCATGCTGCAGCGAATATGCTATCTAATCCTTACAATCGTGATACAATGTATGAGGACTTTATAACTATGGTCAATATAAGAAAGGTTGCGGAAAGTGTGCCTACGAGAGGGATGGATGACGTGGTCAATCTTTTGATAACGGAACTACGTGATCTTCTCGATCCAAGCGAGGTATCGTGGGAGACGGAAGGTCAAACTCCTTTTGGAGAAATGGTTGCGCGGATGGGCCGTCAACGACAAGCGAGCGTCCACGCTGACCCGACCACAGAAAATGTTCTCGATCGTTGGGTAAATATGCTTCTCTCTCTGCCTGGCAAATTTCCGTATGCTACACATGCAGAAATTGTTTGGTGTGTCCAAAAGATTGGCACAGCCGTGATGCGAGACCTCACAATTGCCCAAGGTAAAAGTTTTGGTGCTTGGTGGGTCACTAAATGTTGGCTAGACGAAATGATTGCATTCATGGCCGAACAAGGAGGCTTTATGCAGCGTGAAACCATTCAAAGTGTGATAGGCAACATGCCTAGAAATCCCGCTGCAAGTCGGAGAAATAGCCAGCAAGAGGGTCGATACAGTGGTGGAAATGATGAGTTTGCTGGGCGTGGAGTAAATGGTGAGCGAAGCGTCTCGGGTCCTCGACCAATGGACCTTGCAAGAGAGGCTGCTATGAATGCAGCTGCTGGTCACGATGATAGTGGGATTGGAATGAGGACACCCGATGATGAATTTTCTATGGGAAAATATGGGTTCGGTCAAGATGATGGGCACGCGTCGATGGAATCTAATTCTCTTCATGCCATATCACAGGGGGGTATGTCTTGA